In Euphorbia lathyris chromosome 9, ddEupLath1.1, whole genome shotgun sequence, the following are encoded in one genomic region:
- the LOC136206614 gene encoding uncharacterized protein, which produces MATDASPTYRTPPEFHHPDIPEVSVSHDGLRFWQYMVAGSIAGSVEHMAMFPVDTLKTRMQVLGGSNCLPQSFGVRQAFGSILKLEGPAGLYRGIGAMGLGAGPAHAVYFSVYELCKELFSRGDPNNSAAHAISGVFATVASDAVLTPMDMVKQRLQLESSPYRGVGDCIKRVMMEEGIGAFYASYRTTVIMNAPFTAVYFAAYEAAKKALMEVSPESASDERLVVHATAGAAAGGLAAALTTPLDVVKTQLQCQGVCGCHIYSNSSIGNVVKTILKRDGYRGMMRGWMPRMLFHAPAAAISWSTYEASKSFFLRFNHHQLT; this is translated from the exons ATGGCCACTGACGCCTCTCCCACTTATCGGACTCCACCCGAATTCCACCACCCGGACATACCCGAAGTTTCCGTCTCCCACGATGGCCTTCGCTTTTGGCAATACATGGTCGCCGGCTCTATCGCCGGCTCCGTCGAACACATGGCCATGTTTCCTGTTGACACACTCAAGACCCGGATGCAAGTTCTCGGCGGCTCTAATTGTCTTCCCCAATCATTCGGAGTCCGCCAAGCTTTCGGATCTATCTTGAAACTTGAGGGTCCGGCTGGACTATATCGCGGTATTGGGGCCATGGGTCTCGGAGCGGGACCTGCTCACGCTGTTTACTTTTCCGTTTACGAGTTATGTAAAGAGTTGTTTTCCCGGGGAGATCCGAATAATTCAGCGGCACACGCCATCTCTGGTGTTTTTGCGACGGTTGCTAGTGACGCTGTTTTGACGCCGATGGATATGGTGAAACAGAGGTTGCAGTTGGAGAGCAGCCCGTATAGAGGAGTTGGGGATTGCATTAAAAGAGTTATGATGGAAGAAGGAATTGGGGCATTTTATGCGTCGTATAGAACTACTGTAATCATGAATGCACCGTTTACGGCGGTTTACTTTGCGGCATATGAAGCGGCGAAGAAGGCGTTGATGGAAGTGTCGCCGGAAAGTGCTAGTGATGAGAGGCTGGTAGTTCATGCTACCGCCGGTGCTGCTGCTGGGGGTTTAGCTGCTGCTCTTACTACGCCTCTTGACGTGGTCAAAACGCAGTTACAGTGtcag GGGGTATGTGGATGTCATATATATTCAAATAGTTCAATTGGGAATGTTGTGAAAACAATTTTGAAGAGAGATGGATACAGAGGAATGATGAGAGGATGGATGCCAAGGATGCTCTTCCATGCTCCCGCTGCTGCTATTAGCTGGTCCACTTATGAGGCTTCCAAATCCTTCTTTCTTCGTTTCAACCATCACCAACTCACTTAA
- the LOC136206615 gene encoding uncharacterized protein At5g01610-like — MDSILNKVGSYWLGQKASKEFNSVGDDINSFSSSIEGGAKWVVNKIKGKMQKPLPELLKEYDLAAGIFPKDATNYELNEETGKLTVFIPLICEVGYKDSSVLRFSTTVTGYLEKGKLADIEGIKTKVMIWVKVSCITSDGSKLHFTAGMKKTRSREAYEVLRIGVEVDKF; from the exons ATGGATTCTATACTGAACAAGGTTGGATCCTATTGGCTTGGCCAGAAGGCCAGCAAGGAGTTCAATTCTGTCGGCGATGATATTAAT TCATTTTCCAGCAGTATTGAAGGGGGAGCCAAATGGGTAGtcaataaaataaaag GAAAAATGCAAAAGCCATTGCCAGAACTGCTGAAGGAGTATGACTTGGCTGCAGGAATATTCCCGAAAGATGCTACTAACTACGAGTTGAATGAGGAGACAGGGAAGCTTACTGTGTTCATTCCGTTGATCTGCGAAGTGGGGTATAAGGATTCGTCTGTGTTGCGTTTTTCCACCACTGTAACTGGGTATTTGGAGAAAGGGAAACTAGCTGATATAGAGGGAATAAAGACAAAGGTGATGATTTGGGTGAAAGTGAGTTGTATCACATCTGATGGATCAAAGCTCCACTTCACAGCTGGGATGAAGAAAACAAGGAGCAGAGAAGCATACGAGGTCCTCAGAATTGGAGTGGAAGTGGACAAGTTCTAA